One Mercurialis annua linkage group LG3, ddMerAnnu1.2, whole genome shotgun sequence DNA window includes the following coding sequences:
- the LOC126675066 gene encoding uncharacterized protein LOC126675066 — MKIQLKQNKLVIKYKISDDCPPISIEDDASLTFYKELKRKDNDITKYRICVTLEKKRKRVYSSETSNATVNQDNMELVLQNNMLSMEGESSALRETSENSMNMIEYANLLSDIGETYLEEDFQEFVQGSRDIEIGKKYRDKNSLKSEISLYALSKHFQFKVIRSCTRQYRLKCVDEECQWNLYASKIGYTKAFVIRKFVDIHTCRLEKRMGSQCQASSTVIANIIKHKFIDVKTIYTPNDIRRDMKNDYSVDMDYWRAWRCRGKAIDLIRGTPKESFVQLPSYLHMVKTTNPGSYVKLETDEDSAFLYAFMALNASIK, encoded by the exons ATGAAGATTCAgcttaaacaaaataaattagttattaaGTACAAAATCAGTGATGATTGTCCTCCAATAAGTATTGAAGATGATGCAAGTCTTACATTCTACAAAGAGCTTAAGAGAAAAGATAATGACATTACAAAATATAGAATATGTGTAACATTAGAGAAAAAGAGGAAAAGAGTCTATTCTAGTGAGACATCAAATGCAACTGTAAACCAAGATAACATGGAATTGGTTTTACAAAATAACATGTTGTCTATGGAAGGAGAATCTTCAGCATTAAGAGAGACATCAGAGAATAGCATGAATATGATTGAATATGCAAATCTTTTATCTGATATTGGAGAGACATATCTTGAGGAAGACTTCCAAGAATTTGTTCAAGGTTCAAGGGATATCGAAATTGGGAAAAAGTACAGGGATAAAAATTCATTGAAGAGTGAAATAAGCCTCTATGCACTATCAAAACATTTTCAATTCAAG GTAATCAGATCATGCACAAGGCAATACAGGTTAAAATGTGTTGATGAAGAATGTCAATGGAATCTATACGCTTCAAAGATTGGTTACACAAAAGCATTTGTGATCCGCAAATTTGTTGATATTCATACTTGCCGTTTGGAAAAAAGAATGGGCAGTCAATGTCAAGCTAGTTCAACCGTCATtgcaaatattataaaacataagttCATTGATGTGAAGACGATTTATACACCAAATGACATTAGGCGGGACATGAAAAATGACTACAGTGTTGATATGGACTATTGGAGAGCTTGGAGATGTAGAGGAAAAGCTATTGATCTAATAAGAGGAACACCAAAAGAATCATTTGTGCAACTTCCAAGTTATTTACACATGGTAAAAACAACAAACCCCGGATCCTATGTAAAATTAGAAACTGATGAAGATTCTGCTTTTCTATATGCATTCATGGCACTCAATGCATCAATAAAATGA
- the LOC126673699 gene encoding multiple organellar RNA editing factor 8, chloroplastic/mitochondrial, producing the protein MATQIISRSFLHKPTIFSLLSRSFTTQTPTPIISRSLALIRYLRPLSAAGAHFPLSSSSITTTRSLSTRATRSSLNDPSPNWSNRPPKETILLDGCDFEHWLVVMEPPEGDPTRDEIIDSYIKTLAAVVGSEEEARMKLYSVSTRCYFAFGALVSEELSYKIKELPRVRWVLPDSYLDVKNKNYGGEPFIDGKAVPYDPKYHEEWIRNNARANERNRRNDRPRNFDRSRNYDRKREGMQSRDFQNTAPPMGNQSLQNPQSNMAMPNQGMQNFPSNMAGMPQSNMGGPGGPPPPPPNNYMGGPPPPPPSNFMGGPPPPPPNNFRGGPPPPPQNNFMGGPPPPNNYMGRPQNMGGMPQNMGSMPPNNGGGMPPNAGWSNNMGGNMQHNYQNVPSNEGMSRQGAPSNYPNYNSNRDSA; encoded by the exons ATGGCTACACAGATCATCTCCCGCTCGTTCCTTCACAAACCCACTATCTTCTCCCTCCTCAGTCGCTCCTTTACAACACAAACACCTACGCCAATCATTTCTCGCTCTCTCGCTCTCATCCGTTACCTCCGCCCTCTCTCCGCCGCTGGCGCCCATTTTCCTCTATCTTCCTCTTCTATCACCACCACCCGCTCCTTATCGACCCGTGCTACGAGGTCTTCTCTTAATGATCCTTCTCCTAATTGGTCTAATAGGCCGCCCAAAGAAACAATTTTGCTGGACGGCTGTGATTTTGAGCACTGGCTTGTTGTTATGGAACCTCCTGAGGGTGATCCTACCAGAGATGAGATTATTGATAGCTATATCAAAACCCTAGCTGCTGTTGTTGGCAG TGAGGAAGAAGCGAGGATGAAACTCTACTCAGTTTCAACTAGATGCTACTTTGCATTTGGAGCTCTCGTGTCAGAAGAGCTCTCATACAAAATAAAAG AATTGCCCAGGGTTCGCTGGGTCCTTCCTGATTCATACTTGGATGTTAAGAACAAAAATTATGGAG GGGAACCATTCATTGATGGGAAAGCTGTTCCATATGATCCCAAGTACCATGAGGAATGGATAAGAAACAATGCAAGGGCAAATGAGAGAAACAGACGCAATGATAGGCCTCGTAACTTTGATAGGTCAAGAAATTATGACAGGAAGAGGGAAGGCATGCAGAGCCGAGATTTCCAGAATACTGCTCCACCAATGGGTAATCAAAGCTTGCAGAACCCTCAATCCAACATGGCTATGCCTAATCAGGGCATGCAGAATTTTCCATCTAACATGGCTGGAATGCCACAGAGCAACATGGGTGGACCAGGTGGGCCACCTCCGCCGCCTCCTAACAACTATATGGGTGGACCACCACCTCCACCGCCAAGCAACTTTATGGGAGGACCACCACCTCCACCGCCGAACAACTTTAGGGGTGGACCTCCACCCCCACCGCAGAACAACTTCATGGGGGGACCCCCACCGCCAAACAACTATATGGGCCGTCCACAGAACATGGGAGGAATGCCACAAAACATGGGTAGCATGCCTCCGAACAACGGTGGAGGAATGCCGCCAAATGCAGGATGGTCCAATAACATGGGAGGGAATATGCAGCATAACTATCAGAATGTACCGAGTAATGAAGGCATGTCTCGCCAAGGTGCTCCATCAAACTACCCCAACTATAATTCAAACAGGGATTCAGCATGA
- the LOC126671207 gene encoding uncharacterized protein LOC126671207 has product MQQFCLFFLDEVGFYERNDIDFNSEAYVGKGRTEPFRVALVVNMPQQSKGDCGVFITTFAEYLIEGRDISADLVKIENIDSYRRRYATNLYMYGLWKNFSGYVSE; this is encoded by the exons ATGCAAcagttttgcctttttttccTAGACGAGGTTGGATTTTATGAACGGAATGATATTGATTTTAATTCTGAGGCTTATGTCGGTAAGGGGCGTACTGAACCTTTTCGTGTTGCTCTTGTTGTGAACATGCCTCAACAAAGTAAAGG agATTGTGGAGTTTTCATCACAACTTTTGCTGAATATCTTATCGAAGGACGAGATATTAGTGCTGATTTAGTGAAGATTGAAAATATTGATAGTTACCGGAGAAGATATGCTACAAATTTATACATGTATGGTTTGTGGAAGAATTTTAGTGGTTATGTGTCTGAGTAG
- the LOC126673029 gene encoding uncharacterized protein LOC126673029: MDALDSRVKPYLEDVGYEKWALSKSVHNRFNIMTSNTAESLNAAINKARELPVSMLFEYLRSLTQRWSYKNRHLARCTITTLMPKHEESLRESFINCIKLEVEQTSDEIFKVSNGDKTNTVNIMERTCTCKRFQLDIIPCIHALAVFNDMHQDPYEYCSKYYTKNEMLAAYEDIVYPIANEESWDIPIEIKNQVVLTPKGKVKAGRPRKQRIKGPNEKSSKNRCGRCEKYGHNKKTCRNPPKN, translated from the exons ATGGATGCTTTGGACAGCCGAGTAAAACCTTATCTTGAAGATGTGGGATATGAAAAATGGGCATTATCAAAATCAGTCCATAATAGATTCAATATCATGACATCAAACACAGCTGAATCATTGAATGCCGCCATCAACAAAGCAAGAGAGCTACCTGTCTCAATGTTATTTGAATACTTGAGAAGCTTAACTCAGAGATGGAGTTATAAAAACAGACATTTGGCAAGATGTACAATTACAACACTGATGCCTAAACATGAAGAAAGTTTGAGGGAGAGCTTCATAAACTGCATTAAACTAGAG GTGGAGCAAACAAGTGATGAAATATTCAAAGTTAGTAATggtgacaaaacaaacacagtCAATATTATGGAAAGAACTTGTACATGCAAAAGGTTTCAATTGGATATAATACCGTGCATACATGCTTTAGCTGTTTTTAATGACATGCATCAGGATCCTTATGAATACTGCTCAAAGTATTACACAAAGAACGAAATGCTAGCTGCTTATGAAGACATAGTCTATCCAATTGCAAACGAAGAATCATGGGATATtccaatagaaataaaaaatcaagTTGTTCTAACACCAAAGGGAAAGGTTAAAGCAGGTAGACCAAGAAAACAAAGGATCAAAGGACCAAATGAAAAGTCAAGCAAAAATAGATGTGGAAGATGTGAAAAATATGGTCATAATAAGAAGACATGTAGAAATCCTCCAAAAAATTGA